A window of Luteolibacter sp. Y139 genomic DNA:
TCGGCCTCCGCCACGGCGAATGCCACCACTCCGCCCGATGCGGTCGCCCCGCCAGCCCCGCGTTATCTGACCGCCGTTCCCGGCAATGGCAGCGTCACGCTCTCCTGGCTGGCCTCCGCCGCGAACGATGTGAGCGGCTATCAAGTCCGCCGCAACGGCGTGCTCATCACCACCGTCAGCTCGCCGGGGTATGTCGATAGCGGCCTGAACAACGGCCAGACCTACACCTACCTGGTGCGTGCAGTGGACACCTCCACCAATACCTCCGCCAACGTGACCGCCTCGGCCACTCCACGGGTCCTCGGTGCCGTGGTCGCCCGCGTGAACGCTGGTGGCGGCCAATTCACGGACGTGCTCGGCAACGTGTGGGCGGAAGATGTCGGCTTCTTCAATACCGGCAGCACCGCCCCCAACAACACGATCCCGATCTCCGGAACGGACGATGACTCGCTCTACCAGTCCGAGCGCTTCGATACTTCCCCTGCCGGTGCGGACCTGGAGTTCTCGACCGTGGTTCCCAATGGCAAGTATGAGGTGAAGCTCTACTTCGCCGAGACCTACAATCAGATCACTGCCGCCGGACAGCGCGTCTTCGACGTGTATGCCGAAGAGCAGCTCGCCATCGACGACCTCGACATCTTCGATCGCGTGGGTTCGAACGCCGCCCTCACGATGGTGCTTTCCCCGGTGACAGTCACCGACGGCAACCTCAATATCCGCTTCGACCACCTCGGCATCCAGAATCCGAAGGTGTGCGCAGTGGAAGTCACGGCCATCGCTTCGACCGGTCTGCCGACCTTCGCGGAATGGTTGACATCCTACAACCTCACGGGCCAGACGACCGCCGATTCCGACCACGGCGGCTTGTCCAACCTCGATGAATACCAGCTTCAGATGAACCCCAATGATCCGAATGACGATCTGGTGTTCCACCTGACCTGCACCAAGCAAGGCGCCGGCAAGCTCATCGCCCTCCCCGCCCTGAAGCCGATCGGCAACTACTACGTCCACCGTAGCGCGAACCTCAGCGATATCGCCAACGTCGCCAATCGCATCAACACCATCACCAAGGCCCAGATTGAAGGCATGACGCCTACCCAACGGGCCACCTACACGGTCCAGGACAACACCGGAGGCACCCGCGCCTTCTACCAATTGTTCTTCGAGCCAGCCCCATAACCTCCGAAAAGCCCCGGGCGGCCCACGCCACCCGGGGCCTCCGCCGCGGATGACCGGGCACCCACCCTCATCCACGGAGTTCACCCTCTCTCCACGCATGAATCTCCCCCCCCGGATTGTCATCGTCGGTGCCGCCGGTCGCCTCGGCCAGGCACTGGTCCGTCGGCTTGCGCCTCACGCAACGGTCATCGGCCTCGCCCGGCCCGAGATCGATCTGCAAGACCCGCAGTCGATTCGCGATGCTCTCGAGCCGCTTGATTTCGATCACCTCATCCTGCCCGCCGCGATGACCGCGGTAGACCCATGCGAAACGGAACAGGAGAAGGCCTATGCGATCAACGCCACTGCCCCGGGCCTGATCGCCTACATCTGCGCCGCGAAGCAGGCGCACATGACCTACGTCAGCACCGACTTCGTCTTCGATGGCCTGACCCACGGCTTCTACACCGAGGGCGATGAAGCCCGGCCAGTCAGCGTCTACGGTTCCTCGAAGCTGAAGGGCGAGGAACTCGTGCTCGCCGCCGATCCCGGCCATTTGGTCGTCCGCGTCGCGTGGCTCTATGGGCCCGGCAAGCCGGCTTTCCCCGAGTGGATCGTGGACAAGGCCTGCGCCGAATCGCACCTCTCCCTTCCCATGGACAAGACCGGCTGCCCGACCTCGGCCACCGACGTCTCGGACATGCTGGTGCACCTGTTGGAGGAATCCGCGTCTGGCGTCTTCCACCTCTGCAATGCCGGCTCCTGCTCTTGGCAGGAATGGGGGCAAGCCTGTCTCGACCTCGCCCGTGAGGCCGGGGCTCCACTCCAGTGCGAAACCATCGCCGGCAATTGGCTGGCGGACATTCCAGCCTTCCTCGCCAAGCGCCCGCCGAACAGCGCGATGAGCAACGACAAGTTCACTGCCTTCACCGGGATTTCCCCGCGGCCGTGGAAAGAGGCCCTCCGCGAGCACTTCGCGACCTCCGGTTTCCTCGCCAAATACCAGGCCGCTGCGTGCGGTTGACGCCTGCCTTATCCTTCCCCAGAGCCAAACTCACCCTTTTCCCACCCCACCCAGCATGAACATTCTCGTCACCGGCGGCGCCGGCTTCATCGGATCGAACCTCGTTCACTACCTGCTGCGCGATGCAGCGGAAGAACTCCGCGTGCCGATCGACAAGGTCGTCACGCTCGACAAGCTCACCTACGCGGGCAACCGCTCCAGCTTGGAAGACCTCGAAGCGGACCCGCGCCACATCTTCGCCCAGGGCGATATCTGCGACGGTGATTTCGTCGGAGGCCTGCTCCGCGAGCACAATATCGACGCGGTGATGCATCTCGCTGCCGAGTCGCACGTGGACCGCTCGATCGATGGACCGGAAGCCTTTATCATGACCAATGTGGTCGGCACCTTCCGCCTGATCGATGCCTTCCGCAAATATCTCACCGATACCGGCCGCACCAAGCTTCCGAACTACGGCAAGTCGATCGCCGACGGCGGTGAGTCCGCCTTCCTCCACGTCTCGACCGATGAAGTCTTCGGCTCGCTCGGCGCGGAAGACCCGATGTTCTGCGAAACCACGCCGTATTCGCCGAACAGCCCCTACAGCGCCTCGAAGGCCGGCAGCGATCACCTCGCCCGCGCCTATCACCACACCTACGGGATGCCGGTGATCACCACGAACTGCTCTAACAACTACGGCCCCTTCCAGTTCCCGGAGAAGCTCCTTCCGCTCATGATCCAGAAGACCCTCCGCGGCGAAGCGCTGCCGGTCTATGGCGACGGCACCAATATCCGCGACTGGCTCTACGTGGAAGACCACTGCCGCGGCCTCGCCATGGCACTCGTCCGCGGCGCGATCGGTGAAACCTACGTGATCGGCGGCAAGAACGAGATCCGGAACATCGACGTGGTCCGCCAGCTCATCGCCACCGTCCACGAACTCGCTCCGGAAAGCGCGACCAAGTCGGCCGACGAACTCATCACCTACGTGAAGGATCGCCCGGGCCACGACCAGCGCTACGCCATCGACCCCGCGAAGATTGAAAACGATCTCGGCTGGGCACCACGCGAGAACTTCGAGTCCGGCCTCCGCAAGACCGTCCAGTGGTATCTGGACAATCAGGAATGGATCCAAGGCATCGAAGACGGTAGCTACCGCGGCGAGCGCCTCGGCACCATGGCTTGAAATCAATACTGCTTGCACCCAACCCTTTCCCGTTTCCCTCCCCATGCTTTCACCTGACGAAAAGAAAAGCCTCATCCAGTCTCCTGAAGATCTCGCGCTGCGGAAAGGCATCATCCTCGCCGGCGGCACCGGCAGCCGCCTCTGGCCCATGACCCACTCGGTGAGCAAGCAGCTCATCCCGGTCTATGACAAGCCGATGATCTACTACCCGCTCACCGTGCTGATGCTGGCGGGCGTGAAGGAAATCCTGCTCATTTCCACGCCGCACGATTTGCCCGCCTTCAGGCATCTGTTAGGCGACGGCTCGCAGTGGGGCCTGGAGATCTCCTATGCCGAGCAACCGAAGCCGGAAGGCCTCGCACAGGCTTTCCTCATCGGCGAAGAATTCCTCGCCGGTGAACCTGCCTGCCTCGTGCTCGGGGACAATCTCTTCTACGGCCACGACCTCGCGAAATCGCTGATGGCGGCATCGCGCCGCAAGGATGGCGCTACCGTCTTCGGCTATCACACCCAGCAGCCGGAGCAATACGGCGTGGTCGAGTTCGACAAGGACGGCAACGTCGTCTCGCTCGAGGAAAAGCCAAAACAGCCCAAGTCCAACTACGCGGTCCCCGGCATCTACTTCTACGACTCGAAGGTCGTCGAGATCGCCAAGGCTCTCAAGCCATCGCCCCGCGGCGAACTGGAAATCACCGACCTCAATCGCGTCTACCTCGAGCTGGGTGAATTGCGCGTCGAGCTCCTCGGCCGCGGCACTACTTGGCTCGATACCGGCACACCGGACTCGCTTGCAGATGCGACCCAATTCGTCCAAGTGATCCAGCAGCGCCAGGGTCTCAAGATCGCCTGCCCGGAAGAAGTCGCCTTCCTGCAAGGCCGCATCGACCGCGCCAAGCTCACCGAATCGGTGCAGAAATACTCCAAGACCCCCTATGGCGAATACCTCGCCCAGCTCTAACAAAAGCGCCTTGTCCACGATGCACACCGACCCTTGGCTGGGATTGAATCCCGACGCTCGTGCCCGGCTGGAAACGCGGGACTACTCGCTCGCCGATCTCGGCCAGCGCCTCGCCACCACCGGCGTCAATGCCTCGGAAGCCATCGCCGGCCGCGCAACTCTCGGCGACACGTGGATCCCCGGCGTGGAGTTGTTCCAGCGGAAGGTCTATCAGCAAAAGGGCCGCGGCTACTTCGGCGAGCTCACCCGCCTGAATGAAGGCACCCTGGACCGCATCGGCCTCGCCCCCCGCCAGTGGGCCTCCGCCATGATGCACCGCGACAGCGCCAAGGGCTTCCACATCCACCCCCCGCACATCCCGGAAGGCACCGTGCCGTCCGAGTGGTTCAGGAAGCTCTACCTCGACGAACCCGAAAACTACGCGCTCCGCCCCTACGACCGCGAGCAGTGGGACGTCATGTTCTTCCTCACCGGCATCTGCGAGATGCTGCTGGTAGACGAGCGCCAGGGCATGCCCCGCCGCGTGATGCGCTTCACCATTCCCGGCGACAGCCGCTCCGGCCCGGACAATGCCGCCGTGATCATCCCCTCCGGCGTCGCCCACGCCCTGCGGAACATCGGCAACGAGGACCTGATCATGGTCTACGGCACCAGCACCGTCTTCAATCCCGCCTGGGAAGGCCGCATCGCCAGCGACGTCGAAAAGGCCCCCCTCCCCCCGGATTGGGACCGCTACCTCGCCAGCGGCACATCTGCCTGATTTCTGACTCGTCTCTAACAAGCTCACCCCCTACATTGATTAGCGAACTCCCATGAAAAGCACCCCGCAAACCCAACGGCCTGCCGCCGGATGGCAGCGCCTGTTCCACGGCATGACGAAGGCTCTGGCCGCCACGATGGCGCTGGTGCTCGCCCTGTCCTTCACCGGCTGCGAAAGCTCGGAATCGTACACGCCCATCCCTGCCGAGGCCTACTCGCCGCGCCCCAGCGGCACGCTGGCTGCCGGAGACGTGCTCAATATCAGCTTCCCGGGTGCTCCCGAGCTGAATACCACCCAGAAGATCCAGGCCGACGGCAAGGTCAGCCTGCCGACCATCGGCTCCGTGACCGCCAAGGGTAAGAGCATCTCTTCCCTCCAGTCGCAGCTCACCGGCATGTATACGGAGCACCTGCAGAACCCGGCCGTTCTCGTGGCCGTCGAAACCGCAGCCTCCGGCGTCTACGTCACCGGCGAGGTGGTGAAGCCCGGCAAGGTGGCGCTCGACCGCCCGATGACCGTGCTCGAAGCGATCGGCGAATGCGGCGGCTTCACCAAGTTCGCCAACCCGAAGCAAGTCGTGGTCGTGCGCAACCAGGGTGGCCAGACCCATCGCTACGCCTTGAATGTGGCGGATACCATCAGCGGCGCGAACAACGCCTCCTTCTACCTGCGGCCCTTCGACACCGTGCTGGTGAAGCAAAGCCGCTGGTAAGGAACCCGATTCTTACAATCTCCAATCATCCAAAGGGACGGCGATCACTTCGCCGTCCCTTTTTTCGTTTCACGGGAAATCGCCGGTCAAGCGGTAGAAGCGCTTGGTGGCTCCGGCGGCGGCGGCCGGGTCGGCGATGCTAATGACACCGCTGTCATTCGTGCGCGTGCCGATCGGTTCCCAGTGAACCATGTCACTGGAGGCCTCCACATCGATGTCAGAGCCGATCCCGCCCGTCATCGTGAAGGCGACGGAACGGTCCGCATTCATCGAGACACGGGTCACGGCGAACTTCGGCAGCGCGGCCGACTCGCTCACCGACAGGACCACCGCGGAGCTTGTCGCCGTCGCGGTGCCCGCGGTCAGTCTCACACTGTAGCTGCCACTGCTGGCAGTCGTCACGCCCGTGAGCGCGAGCTGCGGGCTATTCGAGTTCGCGATAGCCGTGCTTCCCTTGAACCATTGGTAAGTCACCGGCCCGGTCGCCGCCGCGGTCACCGCGAGCGTCGCGGTCGAACCCGGCGCGACGGTCAGGTTGCTGGAAATGCCGGTCACCGCCACCGCGTCGCCGCTGCGGGGAAGAGCATCCGAAGGAACGAAGGCCGGATCGGAGGAAATGACGATGCGATCCAGCAAGGCGCCCGGCTCACGAACCCGGAACTTGATCGTGTGGCTCGCTTGGTCGAAGGCGTAGGTCCTCGGCCCGGCATCAGTCACGTGAATGCGCTTCCACACCCAGTTGCTCGTGCGGGTTTCCGTGGGTGTCGGGGTGCCGTAAATGTGGAAGACATCTTCCGTCCCGCCATCGGTGGAAACGAAGAAGGAATCCTTGGCCTCCGTGGGGCCCTTCACCCGGCACCAGACCTGGTAGTTGCCGGCGACTGGCGCGGCGAAGCTCATCTGGCTCCAGCCGAGCACCGAGTAGTAAGAGCTATCCACCCACGATTCGGACGTCCCGGTGAAGATCGCCATCGGTGCTCCGAGTTGGCCGTTCTCCGCCTCCAGCATCACCAGCCGGCCGCTGGGGTCGGAGCCTCCAGTCGGGGTGCCATACATCACGGAGATCTCGGTGGAGTAGGCGCTTTCCTGCCCCTCGGCGTTGTAGGCGGTCACCGCACAGTAGTACGGCAGCCCGGAGGTCAGGTTGGGCAGCGCCGCCTGTGGATTCGTGCCGGCGTCCAGCACCTGGTCATAGATCCGGCTGGTCCGGCCCCAATAGACCTTGTAGCCCGTCACGTTGGTCTCGGTATTCCGGTCCCAAGCGACCGAAACGCTGCCGGTTCCGGTGGCCGCATGGGCCAGCGGTGGAAAGGAACCCAGAAGAACCAAGGCCAAACCCATGGTTTTCAAGGAGTTAAAAAATGATTCGAGGTTTTTGAATAACAACATTTCCTAAGGGTAATTTTTTAAACGATCGCTCAAAAGGCAAAAATTCCTTGTTAGATGAGGAAATGCCCGGAATCGGCCAAAATCCCCGCCTCTAATGAAAGAAATTCCATTTCCCGGCGGGGGTATTTCCCGGAATGCGGCGGCAGCCTATCGGATAGATCCGGAATGGCAATCCGGGGTTCTACGCACCTGCTGATTTCAAATGGCTTGTGAATAACTCCCGCCCGAGACCTTCCCCACGGTCATGATTTCGGGATTCGTGAGAAGCAATCCGACTTCGGGATGGATTCCGGGATTGCGTCGGATGAAGCGTGTTGGGATTTTTAAAGAACCCTTTCTAGGGTCACCTCTCATGGACTCGAACCCAGACCTTTCGTCCCGCCCCTGCCGGCTCGGGATCCGCCTCCTGTTAGTCACTTCGGGAGTTCTGTTAGCCTCGTTGCCACTAACAACCCTCGCGGCACCGGAGTTTCAGAAAAAACTATCCGACGAAGGCATCGCCACCATGTGCAAGCAATGGCACGCCGCGGAAATGATCACCGCTTTCGCATCTCCCAAAAACGCCTTCGCCTCGGCAGGCGGACTGGTCAGCGAAGTTCACAAGGGCTCCTACGCCGAGCGCCATGGGATCGTGCCCGGATCGATGCTGATCTCGCGGGGTGATCTCGATTTTGGCGGCAATCGGTCCGCTTTTGAGGCGGCAGTTACTGGCAAGCTCGGTTCCACGGCGGGCAAGCTCGTCTGGGCGACTCCGGACAATGTTCTCAACTCGGCTCCCATCGCCGATGAACTCATCGGCGTCGATTTCAGCGAGCAGAGGAACATGACCGCGTGGTTCCTTCGCAACGGCCAACGGGATAAGCGATGGGACGAACTCGTCGTCACCGCCCTCGTCACGCAGGATCAGGACCCGGCGATCTCCGAATCCTGCTGGGCCGCCGCCGCGGCCAAGGGCTATAAGCCTGACCCGCTGCTCCATTGGTGCGGCATGTTCCTCTCGCTCGCCCGCGCCGACTACGCCGCAGCAGACGCTCATGCCACGGCCTATGGAGAGATCAAGCCTCCCGGCACGGAGAAGGACTTTCCCTTGAGACCCACCGACATCAGCGCGGTGGCCTTTCTAACAGGTGAGATGAAGCGCCTCCTCCCCATGGTGAAGGCCTTCGACGACGTGAGCGAAAAAGAGCCGGGCGCCCGCTATCTGGAACAGCTCGCCTCGAAGTCCCCTCGCCCGGCGGACTCGCCCTCGAAACTCGCGGATCGCATGAAGCACCGGTCCTTTCTCCAGGACGGCACCACCAAGGGCCCGCCCTGGACCGAGGCCACGCCGGACAAGCCGGATAGCTTCAAGGTTTCCGGCTTCCTCGCAAAGGCTGCTGCGGCCTTGGACACGACGACCCATGAATTCATCCCCGAGCGTCTCGAAGCTCCCGTCGATCACTACCGCAGCGGCTGGCTCGTTCCCAGTGATCCCGCCCGCGACGTGGACGTCGAAATCACCTTCCAGATCCGGGCTGGTAAAATAAACGGCAACCAAGCCGCCGGGTTCACCCGCGCCTTCAACTTCGGGTTGTGCAACAACACCAGAAGGCCGGACCTCAACGACTTCGATACCCGCTGCCTGATGATCATGATGGACTACACGAACTCCGGCGCCGCCAACGAACCGGCTTTCGACGTCCATCCCGTTGCTCCTCCAGGCCAACAAACCGACTATCTGGGATGGAACGGTTTCAAACCCGCACAGCGGCAGCTCACAACCACTCCCCTTCCACCCTTTCGTCAGGGTGACAGCTATCACACCCTCCGTGTCGTGAGGGTCGGCGATTGGGCGGAGGCCCTGTTCGATGGCAAACGCATTGCCCTCGCCCCCGTGCCACCGGAACTCACCAACCCCGGCATGTTCCTCCGCATCGTGGGATGCGAGATCACCGCGAAGGCGCTTCGTGCGGATGTTCTCGAGTGAGGCTATTGAGCGAGATCGAACCGCAGCCGCACGAACTTCGAAGGCGCTCCCGGCGGAACCACCACGGTGCGCCTTCCGTTGGCATCGGGCGGGCTGAGTATCAGCCCGGTGGGCGACCAGTTCTTCAGGTCGCCGCTGACCTCGCCACCGTAGATCACATCCTCACGCGCACCCCAGAAGTTCAGGCTCAGACCGCTGCCCGCCTGATAGCTGGGATGCGGCATCGACCCGGCGACATTGCCCGAGGGGTCAAGACCGAGCGCATAGGCCTCTAACAACGAGACGCCCTGCCCTTCAATCATGAGGTCCATGTTGGTGTCGGCTTCGTAGTGGTTGTCCGCCAGCCAGAACGCCGATGGAGTATCGAGCGATGGCTCGTAGGCACGCATCTCCAGAATGCCGCCCGACCAGCCCGCTTGCAGATTCGCCTGCACGCGCAGTGCGGTCGTTTCAACCTCGGCGAAGTTCACGGTATTAAATGCATCCCGCGCAACGCCGTAGCTTCCGGTGATTTGAACCGGCTGCCAGCTGCCCTGCCCATTGAGATAAGACAACGACCACGAGGCCGGCACGCGGCAACCACCATTGCTCACCCGGTCGTCCCACCAATAGATCTCAAACGCATTCAATCGCTTCGCACTCGGGAAAGTGATCTGCGCCCACTCGGCGGTGCCGGTGTGATTCCAATACGTGTGGCGTGAAATACTGCCGTCTCCGGAGGACGCGGGAAGCACGCCATCGTTGATCGCGGTCACCGTGTCGCTCGCAAACGTGTAGGAAGCCGTTGGCACCGGCCACGAAGAACCCGCCAGCATCTCCAGGATCCCGCCGGACCAGCCCGCTTGAAGCTGCGCCACGATGCGGATGCCGCGCGTGTTCACGCTGTCAAAGGTGGCGTAGTTGAAGCGGTCCATCGCGACACCGCGCGGCGAAGCGTTCTGGACCGGCTGCCAGCTTCCTTGGGCATCGAGGTACTGCACCGACCAGGATTGCGGCACACGGCAGTCCCCGGTGACACGGCTTTCATCCCACCAGTAAACGCCCACGCCGGCCACCGGACGCGGCGAGTCATAGGTGATCTGCGCCCATTCGCTGGTGCCCTTGTGATTCCACCACGTCATCCGCGGGACCGAGCCATCGTCCGAATCGACCGGGATGATCCCGTCATTGAGCGCAGCGACGCTGTCACCGGGATTGCAATACGACGCAGCCGCCACGCCTGCATAGACCGGCTGGACGCTGCTGTGGTCATCCGCGATCCATACGTCCATCGACGATGGCTCACGGTTGGCATTCGTGAAAAAGGGAATTGCTTTGATCCGCCCCGGTTCCTTCCGCAGCACCCCACCGCGCTGGCGCACCACCGTGCTCCGTCCGGAAATCGTCATCACTCCGCCGAGCAGGCCCGGCTCGAAGCTGGCTTCAAGCGGATCGCCTCCACCGAGCAAGATCGACTTCGCACCCTCGTTGTTGTCGATGCCCTCGAAGCAATAGACCACCGGCCCGCGCGTGATCGCCACGCGACCGATATCCGCCTTCACCCGCGAATCCGCCTTCACGCGCTTGATCGGCATCGGCAGCGAAAGGTGAATCTTGTCACCGGGACTCCACGTGCGCGTAATCGATGCATACTGGTTCACCGGAGTGACGCTCTGGACCGGGCCGTTGTTGATCGCGACCGTCGGATTCGTCACCCAGCCCGGAATGTGAAGATTCACCGTGAACGCGGACGCCGTAACCGGATTGATCGTAATCTCCACGTCACCGTTCCACGGATACGACGAGGTCTGGGAGACATTCAGATTGAGCGCCGAGGTCTGGATCGTCGCCTGACTGCCGACGTAGAGGTTCACGTAGAGGCCGCTGTCTTTCGTCGCATAAATATAGCCCGGAAGCGCGCCCATCAGCTTCAGGAACATCGGCGGGCAGCAGGGCGTCATGCCAAAGCCCTCCCCCGCCCAGCTCCAGCGCCGGTGCGATCCGGGCGCGGTCAGCGGATTCTCGTAGAAGTAATGTTGCCCATCGAGCGCGATTCCCGAGAGCGCGCCGTTGTAGAGCTCGCGTTCTAACAGGTCTACATAACGCCCGTCACCCGTCGCGAGATTCATCTGGTGACTGAAGAAGCCACCGGTCACCGCAGCGCAGGTCTCGCAATAGCCATCGTTCGGCAACTCATAGTCCTCGCCGAATCCTTCGTGCGCCGCGATCGCGCCCATGCCGCCGGTGAGGTAGCTACGGGCATCGTAAAGATTCTGCCACCAGCGCCGTCCGGTTTCGACATAGCGAGGGTCACGGGTCTCCGAGCCGATCGCCGCCACACCGGATGCCAGAAGGCCGGCGCGCACCGCGTGGCCCACCATCACCTGCTGGCTGAACACCGGCTCCGCATCCTGGTTGTAAGCCCCCTCGCTCACGCGGCCAGCGGTGTAGCCACGCGTTTCGACCCAGAACTTCGCCAGATCCAGATAAGCCTGCTCATTGATCGTCAGACCCACCTGCCCCTTCACCGCAGGATGATCGCGATAGAACTGATAGAGCCGCAAGAATGCCTCCTCGGGCTGCGCGTGTCCCGGAATGTACGCCACCTTCGGCGAAGGGCCCATGATCGTCGTCATGTAGTTGGCCTGCCGCGTCGCGATCTTCAGCAGCTTCACCTTCCCCGTCGCCCGGTAGTAATGAAGGCCAGCCTCCACCAGGCAGCCCGCATTGTAGATGGTGTGCGGGTTGTTGTCATTGAGCGTGTCGCCCGCTGTCGGCGGATTCGCCCACTTGAATCCCACGGGCACATCCGGCCCATGCAACTGCTGCGCGGTATTGA
This region includes:
- the rfbD gene encoding dTDP-4-dehydrorhamnose reductase, translated to MNLPPRIVIVGAAGRLGQALVRRLAPHATVIGLARPEIDLQDPQSIRDALEPLDFDHLILPAAMTAVDPCETEQEKAYAINATAPGLIAYICAAKQAHMTYVSTDFVFDGLTHGFYTEGDEARPVSVYGSSKLKGEELVLAADPGHLVVRVAWLYGPGKPAFPEWIVDKACAESHLSLPMDKTGCPTSATDVSDMLVHLLEESASGVFHLCNAGSCSWQEWGQACLDLAREAGAPLQCETIAGNWLADIPAFLAKRPPNSAMSNDKFTAFTGISPRPWKEALREHFATSGFLAKYQAAACG
- the rfbB gene encoding dTDP-glucose 4,6-dehydratase, translated to MNILVTGGAGFIGSNLVHYLLRDAAEELRVPIDKVVTLDKLTYAGNRSSLEDLEADPRHIFAQGDICDGDFVGGLLREHNIDAVMHLAAESHVDRSIDGPEAFIMTNVVGTFRLIDAFRKYLTDTGRTKLPNYGKSIADGGESAFLHVSTDEVFGSLGAEDPMFCETTPYSPNSPYSASKAGSDHLARAYHHTYGMPVITTNCSNNYGPFQFPEKLLPLMIQKTLRGEALPVYGDGTNIRDWLYVEDHCRGLAMALVRGAIGETYVIGGKNEIRNIDVVRQLIATVHELAPESATKSADELITYVKDRPGHDQRYAIDPAKIENDLGWAPRENFESGLRKTVQWYLDNQEWIQGIEDGSYRGERLGTMA
- the rfbA gene encoding glucose-1-phosphate thymidylyltransferase RfbA codes for the protein MLSPDEKKSLIQSPEDLALRKGIILAGGTGSRLWPMTHSVSKQLIPVYDKPMIYYPLTVLMLAGVKEILLISTPHDLPAFRHLLGDGSQWGLEISYAEQPKPEGLAQAFLIGEEFLAGEPACLVLGDNLFYGHDLAKSLMAASRRKDGATVFGYHTQQPEQYGVVEFDKDGNVVSLEEKPKQPKSNYAVPGIYFYDSKVVEIAKALKPSPRGELEITDLNRVYLELGELRVELLGRGTTWLDTGTPDSLADATQFVQVIQQRQGLKIACPEEVAFLQGRIDRAKLTESVQKYSKTPYGEYLAQL
- a CDS encoding polysaccharide biosynthesis/export family protein gives rise to the protein MKSTPQTQRPAAGWQRLFHGMTKALAATMALVLALSFTGCESSESYTPIPAEAYSPRPSGTLAAGDVLNISFPGAPELNTTQKIQADGKVSLPTIGSVTAKGKSISSLQSQLTGMYTEHLQNPAVLVAVETAASGVYVTGEVVKPGKVALDRPMTVLEAIGECGGFTKFANPKQVVVVRNQGGQTHRYALNVADTISGANNASFYLRPFDTVLVKQSRW
- a CDS encoding fibronectin type III domain-containing protein; protein product: MGLALVLLGSFPPLAHAATGTGSVSVAWDRNTETNVTGYKVYWGRTSRIYDQVLDAGTNPQAALPNLTSGLPYYCAVTAYNAEGQESAYSTEISVMYGTPTGGSDPSGRLVMLEAENGQLGAPMAIFTGTSESWVDSSYYSVLGWSQMSFAAPVAGNYQVWCRVKGPTEAKDSFFVSTDGGTEDVFHIYGTPTPTETRTSNWVWKRIHVTDAGPRTYAFDQASHTIKFRVREPGALLDRIVISSDPAFVPSDALPRSGDAVAVTGISSNLTVAPGSTATLAVTAAATGPVTYQWFKGSTAIANSNSPQLALTGVTTASSGSYSVRLTAGTATATSSAVVLSVSESAALPKFAVTRVSMNADRSVAFTMTGGIGSDIDVEASSDMVHWEPIGTRTNDSGVISIADPAAAAGATKRFYRLTGDFP
- a CDS encoding glycoside hydrolase family 127 protein translates to MTNFSTRSGLVASAVAFAAACSIAHGGLTLTNGNFESLPASDNRTDITGWYDYDAANFWEQAWLEGIDTPDDYNFSLAMAGDGNAGKPWAYQAIGTADGATTLKVTFDYGSFADATNLRNLGVTWKVYAVTGSFTPGQNVDINGASGVTLLSSGSASAMQVAPGAKVGLTTVDLDVSNAGTRQLYLRVSNFSPTTNSNGNGYLWVDQVSISANTLPPVATPLVETPIEQVQVNDAFWSPKLDQWRATTVNDVFNKFEQNGGLANFDLVASGATTGHRGENWWDGLIYETIRGAADLLRAHSDAVLEARIDGFIDRIGAAANVDSDGYINTAQQLHGPDVPVGFKWANPPTAGDTLNDNNPHTIYNAGCLVEAGLHYYRATGKVKLLKIATRQANYMTTIMGPSPKVAYIPGHAQPEEAFLRLYQFYRDHPAVKGQVGLTINEQAYLDLAKFWVETRGYTAGRVSEGAYNQDAEPVFSQQVMVGHAVRAGLLASGVAAIGSETRDPRYVETGRRWWQNLYDARSYLTGGMGAIAAHEGFGEDYELPNDGYCETCAAVTGGFFSHQMNLATGDGRYVDLLERELYNGALSGIALDGQHYFYENPLTAPGSHRRWSWAGEGFGMTPCCPPMFLKLMGALPGYIYATKDSGLYVNLYVGSQATIQTSALNLNVSQTSSYPWNGDVEITINPVTASAFTVNLHIPGWVTNPTVAINNGPVQSVTPVNQYASITRTWSPGDKIHLSLPMPIKRVKADSRVKADIGRVAITRGPVVYCFEGIDNNEGAKSILLGGGDPLEASFEPGLLGGVMTISGRSTVVRQRGGVLRKEPGRIKAIPFFTNANREPSSMDVWIADDHSSVQPVYAGVAAASYCNPGDSVAALNDGIIPVDSDDGSVPRMTWWNHKGTSEWAQITYDSPRPVAGVGVYWWDESRVTGDCRVPQSWSVQYLDAQGSWQPVQNASPRGVAMDRFNYATFDSVNTRGIRIVAQLQAGWSGGILEMLAGSSWPVPTASYTFASDTVTAINDGVLPASSGDGSISRHTYWNHTGTAEWAQITFPSAKRLNAFEIYWWDDRVSNGGCRVPASWSLSYLNGQGSWQPVQITGSYGVARDAFNTVNFAEVETTALRVQANLQAGWSGGILEMRAYEPSLDTPSAFWLADNHYEADTNMDLMIEGQGVSLLEAYALGLDPSGNVAGSMPHPSYQAGSGLSLNFWGAREDVIYGGEVSGDLKNWSPTGLILSPPDANGRRTVVVPPGAPSKFVRLRFDLAQ